The window AGAAGACCGCGTTGACGCCCGGGATCCACAGCAGGACGAAGATGCCGATCAGGCCGTACGGAGCCAGCGGCTCCACCTCGCGGCGCACCCGGTACGACAGCCAGGGCTCGATGACCCCGTAGCCGTCCAGGCCCGGCACCGGCAGGAAGTTCAGGATCGCCGCCGAGACCTGGAGCAGCGCCAGGAACGCGAGGGCGAAGCGGAAGGGCATCGGCACCCCGTCGAGGGCGTCCAGCCAGAACGGCGCCGTGCAGACGACGGCGAAGGCCACGTTGGTGAGCGGGCCCGCCGCCGATATGAGGCTGTGCTTCCAGCGGCCCTGGATCCGGCCGTGCTCGATGTAGACGGCGCCGCCGGGCAGGCCCAGCCCGCCCAGGATCACGAAGACCACCGGCAGGACGATGCTGAGCAGCCAGTGCGTGTACTTGAGCGGATTCAGCGTCAGGTAGCCCTTGGAGCCCACCGAGAGGTCGCCGCTGTGCAGGGCCGTGCGGGCGTGCGCGTACTCGTGCAGGCAGAGAGAGACGATCCACGCCGACGTCACCGCGAGGAACACGGCGAGCCCGGTGCTCGTCGAGTACCCCGTCCACACCGCCCAGCCGGTGACGACCATGATGGCGACGATGCCGATGAATACCGAACTGATCCGCCGCTCGCTGCGGCTCCCCTGATGACCCATGCGGGGAAACCTATCCCGGGGGCCGGGACGAAAACGGTTCGGGGCCCGGTCCGGGTACGGGGACAATGGGCCGGTGCGCTACGCGATTCTCGGCACGGCCCAGGCCATCCGCGACGACGGGACCCCCATCGCCGTCGGCGGAGCGCGCCTGCGGGCACTCCTGACCGCGCTCGCACTGCGGCCGGGGCGGGCGGTACCGGCCCGGATGCTGGTCGCCGAGGTCTGGGCCGGCGACCCGCCGGCCGACGCGGTGGCGGCCCTGCAGGCGCTGGTCGCCCGGCTGCGGCGGACGCTGGGGCACGCGGCCGTGCGCTCCGCGGAGGGCGGCTACCAGCTGGCCGCCCTGCGCGAGGACGTCGACCTGTACCGCTTCGAGCGGCTGGCCCGCGCCGCCGGCGAGGCGCGGGACCCGGCCGAGGCGGTGGCCCTCTACGAGGAGGCCCTCGCCCTGTGGCGCGGACCCGCACTGGCGGACCTGCCCGACCCGGCCGCGGAGTCCGCGCGCTGGGAGGCCGTACGGATGGACGCGCGCCGGGGCCGGCTCGCCGCGGCCCTGTCCCTGGGCGACGCCGAGCGGTCCTTGCCGGAGCTGACCGCGCTGTGCGCGCGGCAGCCGCTGGACGAGCCGCTGCAGGCGCTGCGGATCCGTGCGCTGCGCGACGTGGGCCGCCCGGCGGAGGCCCTGTCCGCCTACGACCGCGTCCGCCGTGACCTCGCCGACCGCCTCGGCACGACCCCGGGCCCGGCCCTGCGCGCCCTGCACACGGAACTCCTGAGCCCGCCGCCCCCCGTGCCGCCGACCGCGTACCGGCCCACGACCCCGCAGACACCCGGGGACCGCCTCCCCGCCGCCCCCGCCTCCGGCGCCCGTGCCCCGCACGCCTGGGAGCAGCCCCAGCCCGCCGGTCCGGCCGAGGGACAGGGCCCGTCCTCCGGGGCAGCCGGACAGAAGCCCGGCCCCGCCGCGCTCGCTCCGGGCACGGGCGCGAGCACCGACGCAGACCCCGCCCGCCCCGGCCCTGCGCCCTGGGACCGGCTTCCCGCCGCCGGGCCGGCCGTGGGGCACGGCCCGTTCCCCGGGGCACCCGGCCCTGGCGCGGGTGCGGGTACCGATACAGACCCCACCGGCCCCAACCCCCGTCGGCACGGTGCCGCGGAGCCGGCCGCTCCCACCTCGCCCGGCGCACGGCCTCAGTCGTACCCGGGCGGCGCGGACGCACCCTGGTCCGGGGCGCAGGCGCCGCCCGCCGCCGACCCCGGGCACGGCCCGTTCTCCGGGGCAGCCGGGGAGTACCCCGGCACCGGCACCGCTATGGCCCCCGACGGGTCCCGGTGGCACGCCGCCGCGGCCCCCGCACCGCCCGGCCAGGGCATCGGCACCGGTACCGGCAATCTGCGGGCGCGTCTCACCACCTTCGTCGGGCGCGAGGACGACATCCGCGTCATCGGGGACGACCTCGCGCGGGCGCGGCTCGTCACGCTCCTCGGCCCCGGCGGGGCCGGCAAGACGCGGCTCTCGCAGGAGGCCGCCGAGGCGCACGCGGCGCGCGGTGGATGGCCCGACGGGGTGTGGCTCGTCGAGCTCGCCCCCGTGGACGACCCGGAGGACGTCGCCGAGGCCACGCTCGCCGCGCTCGGGGCACGCGAGACCAAGCTGCGCGGCGCCGCCGCCGAGGAACTGCGGGCGCTGACCGACCGGAACGGCGACGCCCCCCTCGACCGGCTCGCCGAGCACTGCGCACGCCAGCGGATGCTCCTGCTCCTCGACAACTGCGAGCACGTCATCGGCGCGGCCGCCGAACTGGCCGAGGAACTCCTCGCGCGCTGCCCCGGCGTGCAGATCCTGGCCACCAGCCGCGAACCCCTCGGTGTGCCGGGGGAGTCCCTGCGCCCGGTGGAGCCGCTGCCCGACCCCGTCGCGCTGCGGCTCCTCGGTGACCGGGGAGCCGCCGCCCTGCCGGGGTTCCGTACCGGCGACGACCCGGCCGCGGCCGCCGAGATCTGCCGCCGCCTCGACGGCCTGCCGCTGGCCATCGAGCTGGCCGCTGCCCGGCTGCGCCTCCTCACCCCGCGCCAGATCGCCGACCGCCTCGACGACCGTTTCCGGCTCCTGACCAGCGGCGCCCGCACCGTGCTGCCGCGCCAGCAGACCCTGCGCGCCGTCGTCGACTGGTCCTGGGACCTCCTCGACGAGCCCGAGCGGACCGTCCTGCGCCGCCTCTCCGTCTTCGCCGGCGGCTGCGACCTCGTCGCCGCCGAGGCCGTCTGCGCCGACCCCGCCTACGACACCGCCGACGTCCTCGGCTCCCTCGTCGACAAGTCCCTCGTCGTCGCCGCCCCCGGCCCCGACGGCTCCGGCATGCGCTACCGCCTCCTGGAGACCGTCGGCGAGTACGCCGCCGAGCGGCTCGCCGCGGCCGACGGCGACCGCGAGCACACCGAGCGCCGCCACCTCGTCCACTACCGCGAACTGGCCCGCACCACCGAGCCCCTGCTCCGCGGCCACGGCCAGCGGGCCGCCACCGAGCGGCTCGCCACCGAGTACGAGAACCTGCGTACCGCCCTGCGCCGCGCCGTCGCCGCCCGGGACGGCGACGAGGTGCTGTGCCTCGTCCACTCCCTGGGCTGGTACTGGCACATGCACGACCTGAGCACCGAGTCCCGGCACTGGTCCGAGGCGGCCGCCGCGCTCGGCCCCAACCCCTTCGCGGCGCCCGCCGCCCCCGCCGAACCCGTCCACGGGCGGATCGTCGACACGCCCCCGCCCTACTCCGGCGAACTGCTCACCGAGGCCTGGCGCGGCATCCAGCTGATCCGGCTGGCCGCCCGCGACCAGAACAGCGCCACCTGGGACACCCCCGAGGTCCGCGCCCAGATCGAGGGCGTGCTCGCCACCTACCGGCCCGGGCTGCCGCAGACCTGCCGGACCCCTTCCTCCCTCTGGATCTACGCCGTCATGATCTCGGGCGACGTCGGGCTGCTCCAGCGGGTCGTGGACGAGACCGTCGAGGCCTGCCGCGCGTTCGGGTACCGCTGGGAGCTCGCCTCGGCCCTGCAGCTGCGGGCCAACATCCTCGCCAACCGGGCCGACTGGGCCGGCGACGCCTCCCGCGACGCCGACGAGAGCCTGGCCCTCTTCCACGAGCTCGGCGACGCCTGGGGCTGCGCCGAGGCCCTGTCCGCGCGCGCCGAGTCCCGGGAGAAGCGCGGTATGTACGCGCAGGCCGCCGAGGACTTCCGGGCGGCGATCGAGCACGCCGAACGCCTGGGTGCCAAGGCCCAGGTGACGGTGTTGCGCGTACGGATGGCCGGGACGCTCGTCGAGAACGGGGAGCCGGAGGAGGCCGAGGAGATCCTCACGGAGATCACCGCCAGGGTGCAGCGGTTCGGCAACGAGGCCATGCCCGCCGCCCGGATGTTCCTCGCGGGCCTCCTCGGCCGGACCGGCCGGATCGCCGAGGCCCGTGCCCAGATCGAGGCGCTGCGCGAGGACTTCGCGCTCGGGGCGTACGCCGTCTTCGACGTGTTCCTCCTCGCCACGATGGCCTGGCTGGACAACCAGGAGGGCCTGTACGAGGAGGCGCTGGTGCGGATCCGCGAGGCCATGAGCCGGGTCCACGACCCGCTCGTGCTGATGGTCGCCCCGCAGCTGCCCGCGGTGTACCTGCTGACCGGGGCCGTCTCCCTCGTCTCGGTCGGCTGCCCGCGGCGCGAGCACGACGCGGCCCGGCTGCTCGGCGCCTACCGGGCGCTCCTGCCGCCCGGGCATTTCCCCGTGACCACGGAACGCGAGGACTTCGCCCACGCCGAGGAGCGCGCGCGGGCGGCGCTCGGTGACGCCGCCTACGAGAAGGCGTACGCCGAAGGCGGCGGCCTCTCCCTGGAGGAGGCCACCGCCCTCATCTGACCCGGCCCCCGGCCGGTGTCCGTCCGGGACGCGATCCGGAGTGGACCGGTCCGCGGGTCAGGTCTTCTGGCGGAACTTTCGGACGGCGAGCGGCATGGTGGCGGTCGTGAGGACCAGCGACCAGACCAGGACCATCCACACCGAGTTGCCGACGGGAGTCCCGTTGATCAGCGCGCGGGCGGCGTCGGCCAGGTTGGACAGCGGGTTGTACTCCGTGAAGGACTGCAGCCAGCCGGGCATCGTGGACGGCGGGGCGAAGATCGAGCTGCCGAACTGCAGCGGCATCAGGACCATCATCGCCATGCCCTGGACGGCCTGCGCGGTCTTCAGGGTGAGACCGAGCAGCACGAAGATCCACATCAGTGAGGCGCCGAAGACGGCCGCCAGACCGATGGCGAGGAACAGCCCCAGGATCGAGCCCTTGATGGACAGGCCGAGCATGAAGCCCACGGCGAGCAGGATCGCGATGGCGGCCATCATCCGGCCGATCTCGACGACGATCTTGGCGATGAGCACCGAGGAACGGGCGATCGGCATGGACCGGAACCGGTCCATCACACCCTTCTTGAAGTCGTCGTTGACTCCGGTGCCGACCCCCATGGCGATGTTCATGCCCATCATGGCCATGAGGCCCGGGACCACGTAGTTGACGTAGCCCTCCTGGTTGCCCTTGCCGGAGATCGCGCCGCCGAAGACGAAGACGAACAGCAGCGTGAAGATGATCGGCATGAACACGACGTCGAACATCGACTCCGGGTCCTGCTTGATCTGCAGCGCGTTGCGGCGCACCAGGGCGCCGATGTGCCGCAGGTTGGCCCGCAGGCCGATCCGGCCCTCGCCCGAGTGCGCGGCCACCGGGGCCGGACCGGGCACGGTGGGCGCGGGCTTCGTCGTGGTTACGGTGCTCATGCCGCGACCTCCTCGGTCTGCTCGGTGGGGACGGAGTCCTCGACGGCGCTCGGCTTCTGGCCGGTGATGGCCAGGAACACCTCGTCGAGGCTGGGCAGGTAGGTGCCGAGGTCGGCGATCGCGTACCCGCGGGCGGCCAGCAGACCGACCACGGCGGTCAGCTGCTCGTCGCTCAGGATCGGGACCAGCAGGACGCCCTCGTCGGGCACGGCCTGGGTGCCGGCCACGCCGTCCAATCCGGCCTCGGCCAGCGAGCGGGCCATGCCCGGCAGGTCCGAGGAGGACACGGGGCGGATCTTCAGGGTGCGCCCGCCGACGCGCGCCTTCAGCTCGTCGACCTTGCCCTTGGCGATGACCTTGCCGCGGTCGATGACCGTCAGCTCGCTGGCGAGCTGCTCCGCCTCCTCCATGTACTGGGTCGTCAGCAGCACGGTGGCGCCCTCGGCGACCAGGCGCTGGACCTCGTCCCACACCTCGTTGCGGGTGCGCGGGTCGAGACCGGTGGTCGGCTCGTCCAGGTAGATCACGGCCGGGTTGCCGATCAGCGAGGCCGCGAGGTCGAGCCGGCGGCGCATGCCGCCGGAGTAGTGCATGGCGGCCTTCTTGGCGGCCTCGGTCAGGGAGAACCGCTCCAGCATCTCGTCCGCGCGGCGGCGGGCGTCCTTGCGGGAGAGGTCGAGCAGCCGCCCGATCATGTAGAGGTTCTCCCAGCCGGAGAGCTTCTCGTCGACCGAGGCGTACTGGCCGGTCAGCCCGATGGTCCGGCGCAGCTGCCGCGGCTGGCGGACCACGTCGAAGCCCGCGACGGTCGCCGTGCCGGCGTCCGGGGCGATCAGGGTGGAGAGGCAGCGCACCAGCGTGGTCTTGCCGGCTCCGTTGGGCCCGAGGACCCCGAGGACCGTTCCCTCGCGGACGTCCAGGTCGACACCGTCGAGGGCCTTGGTCTCGCCGTAGTGCTTGACCAGCCCCCGTACTTCCACGGCGTTGGGGTTCTTGTCGTTTCGCGTCATGCCCACCATGGGACCAGGTGCCACTGACAAAACACCGACAAGAGACCTACAGCCCGCCTACAGGCAGCCGACAGTCTGCCTCGAGCCGGGGTGCGGCAGCCCGCCGGCGTGACGCCGGCGGGCTGCCCCGTACCGCTCGCCCCCTCAGTGGAAGGCGTGCTCCTCCTGCGGGAACGTCCCGCCGACCACGTCCTCGGCGAAGGCCTTCGCCGCGTCGCCCATGACCTCGCGGAGCTTGGCGTACTGCTTCACGAAGCGGGGCAGCTTTCCGCCGGTCAGACCCATCATGTCGGTCCACACCAGGACCTGCGCGTCGCACTCCGCGCCCGCGCCGATGCCGACCGTCGGGATGTGCAGGGACCGGGTGACCTCGGCGGCCAGCTCGGCCGGAACGAGCTCCAGCACCACTGCGAAGGCACCCGCGTCCTGCGCCGCCTTCGCGTCGCGCAGCAGCTGGTGCGCGGCCTCGTCGCCGCGGCCCTGGACCCGGTAGCCCATGGCGTTGACGGACTGCGGGGTCAGGCCCAGGTGGGACATGACGGGGATGCCGGACTGCACGATCAGCTCGGTCTGGGCCAGCGAGCGCTCGCCGCCCTCCAGCTTCACCGCTCCGACCCCGGCTTCCTTGACCAGCCGGGTGGCGCTGCGCAGCGCCTGCACGGCGCCTTCCTGGTACGAGCCGAACGGCATGTCGCCGATCACCAGCGCGCGGCTGGTGCCGCGCACGACGGCCGCCGAGAGCATGGTCATCTGGTCCATCGTCACCGGGACGGTGGAGTCGTAGCCGAGGTGGCAATTGCCCATCGAGTCGCCGACGAGGATGACCGGGATGCCGGCCTCGTCGAAGACGGACGCGGTCATCGCGTCGTAGGCGGTGAGCATGGGCCACTTCTCGCCGCGTTCCTTGGCGAGGGTCAGGTCGCGGACGGTGATGCGCCGGGTGCCCGTGCCTCCGTACAGGGTGGGGGAGGCCGCTGATGCGGATTCGCGGGCAGGCGAAACGGCATGCGTCATTGCAACTGCTCCTTGTGTCATCTCGAGGCGCCCTCACGGCGTCCCCGGACTCACCCACCATGGTGGCATCCGCGTGCCCGAAGGCGGAAGTGGTACGCGGAGTGAGCCGACGCGCAGGCTGCAATGTGCGCGTTTCGTGACAAGCGGAACCCCTGGCGCACGGTCGTTCGTCCTCCCGGGCGTACGACCGTGACGGACGGTCGTGACGTAGGGCACGGAAGGCTCCGGTCATCGCCTAGGGTCAAGGGGCGGGGACGGAGCGCGAGCACGGCAGTGAGGGCAGTGGCATGGCACAGGCGTACATGACGGAGTCGGGGAACGGCGGCTCGGAGCCCTCCGAGCCCTCCGCATCCCGCTTCGGACGCCGACTGGCCGAGCTGCGCAAGGACCCCGGGATCTGGCGGCGCGGATGGGTGCTGGCGGCGCTCGCCGCGCTGATCGCGCTGATCATGATCTTCCATGCGGAGCTGCCCAACGACGTGGGCAACCTCGGCAGCCTCACCGAGAC of the Streptomyces sp. NBC_01294 genome contains:
- a CDS encoding ATP-binding cassette domain-containing protein, with the protein product MVGMTRNDKNPNAVEVRGLVKHYGETKALDGVDLDVREGTVLGVLGPNGAGKTTLVRCLSTLIAPDAGTATVAGFDVVRQPRQLRRTIGLTGQYASVDEKLSGWENLYMIGRLLDLSRKDARRRADEMLERFSLTEAAKKAAMHYSGGMRRRLDLAASLIGNPAVIYLDEPTTGLDPRTRNEVWDEVQRLVAEGATVLLTTQYMEEAEQLASELTVIDRGKVIAKGKVDELKARVGGRTLKIRPVSSSDLPGMARSLAEAGLDGVAGTQAVPDEGVLLVPILSDEQLTAVVGLLAARGYAIADLGTYLPSLDEVFLAITGQKPSAVEDSVPTEQTEEVAA
- a CDS encoding AfsR/SARP family transcriptional regulator, with product MRYAILGTAQAIRDDGTPIAVGGARLRALLTALALRPGRAVPARMLVAEVWAGDPPADAVAALQALVARLRRTLGHAAVRSAEGGYQLAALREDVDLYRFERLARAAGEARDPAEAVALYEEALALWRGPALADLPDPAAESARWEAVRMDARRGRLAAALSLGDAERSLPELTALCARQPLDEPLQALRIRALRDVGRPAEALSAYDRVRRDLADRLGTTPGPALRALHTELLSPPPPVPPTAYRPTTPQTPGDRLPAAPASGARAPHAWEQPQPAGPAEGQGPSSGAAGQKPGPAALAPGTGASTDADPARPGPAPWDRLPAAGPAVGHGPFPGAPGPGAGAGTDTDPTGPNPRRHGAAEPAAPTSPGARPQSYPGGADAPWSGAQAPPAADPGHGPFSGAAGEYPGTGTAMAPDGSRWHAAAAPAPPGQGIGTGTGNLRARLTTFVGREDDIRVIGDDLARARLVTLLGPGGAGKTRLSQEAAEAHAARGGWPDGVWLVELAPVDDPEDVAEATLAALGARETKLRGAAAEELRALTDRNGDAPLDRLAEHCARQRMLLLLDNCEHVIGAAAELAEELLARCPGVQILATSREPLGVPGESLRPVEPLPDPVALRLLGDRGAAALPGFRTGDDPAAAAEICRRLDGLPLAIELAAARLRLLTPRQIADRLDDRFRLLTSGARTVLPRQQTLRAVVDWSWDLLDEPERTVLRRLSVFAGGCDLVAAEAVCADPAYDTADVLGSLVDKSLVVAAPGPDGSGMRYRLLETVGEYAAERLAAADGDREHTERRHLVHYRELARTTEPLLRGHGQRAATERLATEYENLRTALRRAVAARDGDEVLCLVHSLGWYWHMHDLSTESRHWSEAAAALGPNPFAAPAAPAEPVHGRIVDTPPPYSGELLTEAWRGIQLIRLAARDQNSATWDTPEVRAQIEGVLATYRPGLPQTCRTPSSLWIYAVMISGDVGLLQRVVDETVEACRAFGYRWELASALQLRANILANRADWAGDASRDADESLALFHELGDAWGCAEALSARAESREKRGMYAQAAEDFRAAIEHAERLGAKAQVTVLRVRMAGTLVENGEPEEAEEILTEITARVQRFGNEAMPAARMFLAGLLGRTGRIAEARAQIEALREDFALGAYAVFDVFLLATMAWLDNQEGLYEEALVRIREAMSRVHDPLVLMVAPQLPAVYLLTGAVSLVSVGCPRREHDAARLLGAYRALLPPGHFPVTTEREDFAHAEERARAALGDAAYEKAYAEGGGLSLEEATALI
- a CDS encoding site-2 protease family protein produces the protein MGHQGSRSERRISSVFIGIVAIMVVTGWAVWTGYSTSTGLAVFLAVTSAWIVSLCLHEYAHARTALHSGDLSVGSKGYLTLNPLKYTHWLLSIVLPVVFVILGGLGLPGGAVYIEHGRIQGRWKHSLISAAGPLTNVAFAVVCTAPFWLDALDGVPMPFRFALAFLALLQVSAAILNFLPVPGLDGYGVIEPWLSYRVRREVEPLAPYGLIGIFVLLWIPGVNAVFFDVVEGVLSGLGVSDLDWWCGRDLYRFWQESDGVCAVPQD
- a CDS encoding ABC transporter permease translates to MSTVTTTKPAPTVPGPAPVAAHSGEGRIGLRANLRHIGALVRRNALQIKQDPESMFDVVFMPIIFTLLFVFVFGGAISGKGNQEGYVNYVVPGLMAMMGMNIAMGVGTGVNDDFKKGVMDRFRSMPIARSSVLIAKIVVEIGRMMAAIAILLAVGFMLGLSIKGSILGLFLAIGLAAVFGASLMWIFVLLGLTLKTAQAVQGMAMMVLMPLQFGSSIFAPPSTMPGWLQSFTEYNPLSNLADAARALINGTPVGNSVWMVLVWSLVLTTATMPLAVRKFRQKT
- the panB gene encoding 3-methyl-2-oxobutanoate hydroxymethyltransferase, giving the protein MTHAVSPARESASAASPTLYGGTGTRRITVRDLTLAKERGEKWPMLTAYDAMTASVFDEAGIPVILVGDSMGNCHLGYDSTVPVTMDQMTMLSAAVVRGTSRALVIGDMPFGSYQEGAVQALRSATRLVKEAGVGAVKLEGGERSLAQTELIVQSGIPVMSHLGLTPQSVNAMGYRVQGRGDEAAHQLLRDAKAAQDAGAFAVVLELVPAELAAEVTRSLHIPTVGIGAGAECDAQVLVWTDMMGLTGGKLPRFVKQYAKLREVMGDAAKAFAEDVVGGTFPQEEHAFH